From one Insulibacter thermoxylanivorax genomic stretch:
- the purE gene encoding 5-(carboxyamino)imidazole ribonucleotide mutase: MSAKVGVIMGSTSDWETMKHACELLDQLAIPYEKKVVSAHRTPDLMFEYAATAVERGLQVIIAGAGGAAHLPGMVASKTVLPVIGVPVKSSNLNGLDSLLSIVQMPGGVPVATMAIGKAGAINAALMAASIIGSTDKEVQSRLIAWREAMKQKVLDSSDSLGVEGP, from the coding sequence ATGTCTGCTAAAGTCGGAGTTATCATGGGCAGTACTTCCGATTGGGAAACGATGAAGCATGCTTGTGAACTGTTGGACCAGCTGGCCATCCCATATGAGAAGAAGGTCGTCTCCGCTCACCGAACGCCGGATCTGATGTTTGAATATGCGGCAACGGCTGTGGAACGCGGTCTGCAAGTGATCATCGCCGGCGCCGGCGGAGCGGCTCATCTGCCCGGCATGGTGGCTTCGAAGACGGTGCTGCCGGTCATCGGCGTGCCTGTGAAGTCGTCCAACTTGAACGGACTGGATTCGCTGCTGTCGATCGTGCAGATGCCCGGCGGCGTCCCCGTAGCGACGATGGCGATCGGCAAGGCCGGAGCGATCAATGCCGCGCTGATGGCAGCGAGCATCATCGGCAGCACGGATAAGGAAGTGCAAAGCCGGTTGATCGCTTGGCGCGAAGCTATGAAGCAGAAGGTGCTCGATTCCAGCGACTCCTTAGGAGTGGAGGGGCCGTGA
- the purS gene encoding phosphoribosylformylglycinamidine synthase subunit PurS: protein MLKAAVYVTMKQNVLDPQGKASQEALKALGYEEVSSVRIGKYIELKLDTNNRAEAEERVKAMCEQLLVNTVVEDYRFELTEE from the coding sequence ATGTTGAAAGCAGCCGTATATGTGACGATGAAGCAGAATGTTCTGGACCCGCAAGGCAAAGCATCGCAAGAGGCGCTCAAGGCCCTCGGTTACGAAGAGGTCAGCTCGGTGCGCATCGGCAAGTATATCGAGCTCAAGTTGGATACGAATAACCGCGCAGAAGCAGAGGAGCGGGTCAAGGCGATGTGTGAACAACTGCTGGTCAATACCGTGGTGGAAGATTACCGCTTCGAGCTTACGGAAGAGTAA
- the purQ gene encoding phosphoribosylformylglycinamidine synthase subunit PurQ, whose translation MKVAVLVFPGSTGDIESYKAVEEVLQQQAAYVPYTAEDLSKYDTIILPGGASYGDALRPGAIASRMRVMEEVRKAAEAGRYVLGIGNGFQILLESGLLPGVMLPNESLKFRCQLVSLRVENNRTSYTSEYEAGEVIQLPIAHRFGNYYCDDAVLAKLKEKGQIVFRYAGENPNGSLDEIAGICNEQGNVLGMMPHPERAIDQLLGSGDGKRVFTSVLKAWRENHGTTRIG comes from the coding sequence ATGAAGGTTGCAGTTCTAGTATTTCCAGGCTCCACTGGTGATATCGAGAGTTACAAGGCTGTCGAAGAAGTGCTTCAACAGCAGGCAGCATATGTCCCTTATACGGCGGAGGATCTGTCCAAGTACGATACGATCATCCTTCCAGGCGGGGCTTCGTACGGGGATGCCCTGCGTCCGGGAGCGATTGCAAGCCGGATGCGGGTGATGGAAGAGGTGCGGAAGGCGGCGGAAGCAGGCCGTTATGTGCTCGGGATCGGCAACGGGTTTCAGATCCTGCTGGAGAGCGGCTTGCTGCCGGGCGTGATGCTTCCCAACGAATCCCTGAAGTTCCGCTGTCAGCTGGTCAGCCTGCGCGTGGAGAACAATCGCACGTCATATACCAGCGAGTATGAAGCCGGCGAAGTGATTCAGCTTCCGATCGCGCATCGTTTTGGCAATTACTATTGTGATGATGCAGTCTTGGCGAAGCTCAAGGAGAAGGGACAGATCGTGTTTCGCTATGCGGGTGAGAACCCGAACGGTTCCTTGGATGAGATCGCGGGCATCTGCAATGAACAGGGCAATGTGCTCGGCATGATGCCGCATCCGGAGCGGGCGATCGATCAGCTGCTAGGATCGGGAGACGGCAAGAGGGTATTCACGTCCGTATTAAAAGCTTGGAGGGAGAATCATGGCACAACAAGGATCGGGTAA